ACCAACCCCATAACACAAATAGGAAATCACGCGTATATGGGTAGAGATATTAACGCTAATTTCAGCTACGCCGTATGGAGCTCAGATCCTCAAAGTTTTGTTTCTGACGAAATAGCAACATACGATACGATTCATTACGGCAATTTCACGATAAAGAGAACGTGGAATGCAGGGTATGTAGAAGTGATTCCTCAAGAATACACACAGTCCTCGGGAAACACAATAAACCATTATCTTAGTTTTACTATACAAAGTAATGTTGTCCAACCACCGAGTTGGATCTTTAACTATCCTAAAGATATTTACAAGAGTAATTACGCTAACAATTATGGGCAGTTAGCATATTATTACGCTTTGTATAAGTTCCTATACAATCTAGTAAAAAACAATACCGCTTCACAGTACTACAGTTACATTAATTGGGAAGTAGACATATTTGCTAACGAAATCGCTTTACAGATGGCACTATCTAACAGTAGTTATCCGCAGTCTATCAATCCGTATTTAGACTCCTTATTTAACAAATCTGGAAATCAAGCAATGATAGCGATGCAACCTATACTTATTATGTCATGGGGAACATACTACCACGTCTTTAACGGAACGTATAATGTTAAGAAAATTGATAATTGGACATATTCGATGATATTGATAGATATCCCGGGAACTTGGTTAAACACTACACCATATATTCTACTGTACAATGGCAATATGCATAACACAAGCTATCTAACTGACCCAACTAATATAGAACATAGTTTTGTGGTTTTCTGGTGGTATAATTACAATACTACGATGTATAGTAATCTACCCGGCAAAGGGCAAGCAATTACATTTTACGAGTGGTATCCATACAACTACAATGATATTCCTATTTACTTTGAAACGCTAAATCAAGCTTTCACAATAGAATACTACAACAGCACGGTATATAATTACACAAAACAACCGTAAACTAGGGAGTTTACTAGGAAAAAGAAGAAAATCAGCTTTTTTCTTCTATTCTCTTTATTTTCAAATTCCTGTAATGACGTTTTAGTGCAGCTACGAAATAAGCGTTATCGGTCCTAATGACCAGTTTTGCCTCTTTCCCCACTATTAGCTCAATAAGTTTTCTCATCTCTTCTGGATCACTGCACTCAATCTCATACATAATAATACACTCAGTACACAAGATAATAAGCAAAATTGCGTCACAATAGGTATTACTCATTTTTGCGTTATGCTTATTTTAAAGTAAAACAAATAATTATGAATCAAAATAAATTAAGTGATGGCTCAAGTAGACGAAGAAATAAAAATAGGATATTGGTACTCTAATCACCACCACATAATGATAGATAGGACTTACAAACTAAAGCTCCAGGTTGCAAGTGACTTAAACGTCCCCTACTACTCAGTACAACTAGCTGCTAAACTATTGAAAAGTGTAGGGCTTAGAATCAACTACCCTAGCCTATTAGCTGCAGTCTATTTTCTCAATAAGAAGCAGTTAAGTTACAACTATGTGCTTAGAGTACTAAGGCAAAAGAGGAAAAAGGGTAAAAAACTGTTTAAGATCGCTCTAAGTGTGCTTAAGCAATCTACCAAGCAACATTGAGAGAGAAATTATAAACAAAGCAGCAGATATTGCAAATGCTATTATTATGGTAATAAGCAAGGGACTGGCATGGTTGAACTCTTCAATCATAAATTTATAAAGTAATAATGATATAACTCCGCTAACTCCTATCATTACATAGTTAAGTCCTCTATTTTGTTGTTTTTGTCCTTGCGTTTTAGTCGTTGTTTTTTGTAGTTCCGTTTTTGCCTTGTTCACGGAAATTCTTGCTATACCCTTACTTGTTTCAAGTTTCTGTATCTTCTTCTGAGCTTTACTCTGTTTCTTCTTTTCAGCATCTTCCACTTCGTCAGGGTCTGGAGTAAAGAACCCTCCTAACAAATATGAAAATGCACCGATGAAGATAGACTCAAGGCGTACGCTTTTTGCGGGATAAAATGCTAACGCAAATGCTACTGTAAGTATTAGTACACCCAGCAAAATATCCGGGATTTTGTAACTGTCTATCAACTTATACGACACCAGACCGCCTATTAAGATATACATCAGCCTCCTAAATGTGATCTCTACTGCTCCCGTAGATAATTTCTCATCTAAAAAGCTAGTATCTTCTAAAATTAGGACTTCTTTAACTCTGACCATCTGAATCACCTAATTTTTCTAATAAAATCTCTCTGACTATTTGTGATACAGAAGCACCTTTCTTCTGTGCTAATCTCAACAATATATTATAATACTCTTCATCAAGATACGTGATTACCGCCTTCCTTTTTACCATCATTCTTGCTCACCCCACTGGCCAGTTGTCTTAAACATCTCAAACTCCTCTTCAGTCGGCAATACTTGTATCCTAAGGACATACTTTCCGCTTCTGATTATACCCCTCCCTTTCTCTGCTGTAGTAAGTTCCTCAGCCTCCTCCTTCCTTAGATTGTATATTTGTTGAAGTGTAGGAATCGCCGAATCGGTCTGTCCTAACAATATACTTGTTGCAGACTGCTGCAAAATCGTCTTCCCCGCTTCATTTTTAGCCACATCCTCGGGTTGTTGTGTAACGAAGATAAGCCCCTTATTGTACTTTCTCGCCCTCCTCGCAAGGTTCACTAATATTTCCATTGTAGAAGGATAATTTACGAAGAGCCATGCCTCATCGATAAAGAAGAATCCCCTATTCTTATTCCCAAACAAAGTCTTAGTAAATAAAATCGAAAGCAATGACATTACCAGTGCCTTAAGTTGCCTGTTATTACCCAGTTTTCTCAGCCCTACAATCACGTTCCTTCTGAAGTCTATAGGATTCCCCCTATAGACAGTAACGTCTGGAGGAGCTTCTACTGCAGCCAGATAGCCGTATATTTCAGGATCCTTCTGCTGGAGTATGGCCAGGAATTCGAAAATGTCTGATGCGGGGATCTTGAACAGATAATTTCTTAGCTTGTTTCTTAGAACTACATCATTGGGCAGATAGAAGTCCGCAAGTAAGTTAGATACTTCCTCAAGTTGAATTAGTCCTTCGTTCATGAATTTTATAGGATCCAGGCCCAGTCTCTGCCCAGGATCCACGAGTAATGACTCTGCACCGAAGATATTTGAGTGGATAACGTATTCGTTTTCGGGGTCTATCCCCGCAATATATAGATCTTCATACTTCTCTCTAAGCCGTTTGAGCATTACTTTAGTAGTCATACTTTTCCCGCTTCCAGTAGCTCCTAAAATTACGATATTGTAATTTTGCCTGCGGTAAGGATTAAATATTACGGGAGATCCGCTGTCTGTAACTCCTAAGAAAATTCCCCCCTCGTCGATCAAGTTCTCATTTATAAATGGGTAAAACGTTGTAGCCGTTAGTGTATCCACGTATTTTGGAATTATCCTATTAGCGAAAGGGATAGGTGAATTCACCTCAACGCTATATTCGTATAATGCTTTCTGGAAAAATACAGGGGTTTCTACATCTAGCAACCTACTTTTAGCCACCAGTTTTAGCTGATTGTACTTCTCTTTGAGTTCTGCTTCGTCTTTACCGTAGTAAATGAACCATATATAATATTCTAATAATTTTGCGTTGCCTCCTACAATTACTTGAAGTTGTTTTACCTTCTCAAGCTTTTGCAATGTATAGCTTGATGAGTCAGTTGTAGCTATTGATTCAAGCCTACGCCTTACTGTGTCAACAGTATTGGCGGATTTAACGGGGTCCAAACTCCTAAACTTAAAGACTATCTCATCGGCTAGGTCGAAGTATTCGTATAAAAAGCCCTCGGGCAAGTACAAGGGATAGCGATATACTACTGCACTCTGAGCTAATAATTTATTTTCCAGTTTGACGTACCTAGGGTACTCCTTTATTATCTTAGGTCTAATCGGAGCTTCTATCTGCCTTGCATTGAAGAACTCATCGTCTAATTGCACATCACTCCTTACTATAAACTTGTAGAAAGTTACTTCAAATAGTTCCTTCTCGTATTCGTAAGTCTCGTTAAATTTCTTTATAATTATAGTACCGTCATTGATAACGTTTAACAACTCCGTGAAGGTTCCTTCTATTCTATCCCTCTCTGTATCGCTTAAAAGCTCGAAAGGTGTAGAGTCTACTTCATACCAATAGGAAGGCTTCTGTTGAGGCTTTTCCTTCTTCTTACCCAATAAAAACACTATATCACCAAAAGAATGTATTGTAAGTTTATTAACCGTTGGATCTTGGTTAATAAACTTCCAGCTTAGTATTTTGGTGAGAAAAATTCTGAATGTAAGTGCCGAGACCATATTAAACTATCTGTATGAAGCATACAACTTTCTGGTTCAAGTAATAGCACACATACTACAAATAACGATATTCCAGGCGGATCCAAGGTTAGCAACACAATACGCTACGTTAATCAGCTACCTAATCCCTCTGACAGCTATCTACATTATTCTAGTATTTGCCAGTGGCCTAAAGAAGATTATAGGATATCTGGTAGCTGCAGGCTGGGGTTTCATTATTCTCATGTTGATCCTAGCAAAGGTGGGATGATGAAAGATGAACAAAAGAGAAAAGATCGCAAGGACAATAAGCACAACATTAGGAATAGTACTAATGGTAATAGCGATATTAATGCTGACCCATTTGTAGACTATATTTCACATATATTAGGTCAGACAAAAGCTCCTTTAAGGCTCCGTATTTTCATTAAACTTTATGGGATTTATTGGAGGTTAAGAATGCTTGTTCGGAAAGAATAAACTGAGCTTCTTCACATACGAAATATTCCCCAGGGTAGATGCAAAATATAATGCCGAATTCCTATTGAGGACCTTAGGTAATGCTTTCGCTTTAGGCTTCTACAGAGACGAAAAACTATTACATATCTTCACAAAGACTATAGCTAAAGACTCTACTTTACGTCAATTCTTCGATGTAAAGCCTTCAGAATTTCCTAACTCTTTTAAATACTATGCAATTGCAAAGCTAAGGAAAGAGAAAGACTTCTACGAGACCCATGAGTTTAATGATCTGCAGAGTTTCCTTAGTAGCTTAGAAGCAGGGCAAGGTCTACTCATATGGTTCGGCTTAGAACCCACGTTGAAGGAGCTCCATTATTCACGTATAAACAAACTGCAGCAATTAGCGCAACAAGGAAGTGAAAAGCACAAACAAATGATTCAACTGTTGAGAGATAAGGTAAAGGACCCTTTGTACTTGGTCAAACTGGTACTTTTGGATAACGATAGGAAGAGACTGAAGCTACTAGCTAGGAGTTTAGACGCTTACAGTACGCTGAGGCTAAGTTGGGAAATCCCGCTGTTTGCGGTTAAGTCTGACAGTTTAGCTAAGTTAATCAACACCCCGCCGAAACTGAACTACCTATATGCTCTCTTAAACGAGAAAAAATGGATCCATATAACTAGGAGCAATATAGGGCAATTACTCATTATTCCGGATCCCAGTATAATACCCGCCATACCGGGTAGAGGAGCTCCGCTGCCGACAGTAATCCCAGAGAGAGCGGGGTTCAAGGTGGGCGTGAACCCAGAGACGGTAAAAGAGGTTAGGCTAGAGCTGGAAGACCTACAAAGACATATGTATGTTATTGGAGGAACCGGTGCCGGTAAAACATCATTTTTAGGAACACTGATAACCCATTTTATGAAAACATATCCAGAAAGCGTAGTAGTCCTCATTGATCCCAACGGTGACTTTGCGGAACAGCTAGCATCAAGCATGGCAGACTATGAGAAGCTGATATATGTGGATCCTGTCCAGACGACAGTATCTGTAAATCCATTATCAATACCAGAGGGAATACCGCATGAACAAGCAGAACTGTTAGCTGAGTCGAATGTTAAGGAAATATTTGAGCAGCTATTTGCACTAAAGGCTGGAGCTGTTTACGTTGAATACGTCATCATTAATGCCTTAAAGATCCTATATATGAAGACGAGAAATCCAACATTTAGTGACCTATACAACATTATACTGAAGTTAAGATCCGGTGAATTAGACCTACCAATCAACGATCCACTTTGGGAAGAGAAACTGCAGCAGTTCCAGGAACTTGAGGAAACTACTTACGTGTCCGCTTTAAGCAGATTAGAAGAATATGCAACTAATCCCCTGCTAAAAAGGCTGTTCTCATCGGATTCTATCAGTGATGTATTAGAGCCTGGCAATTTGATAGTGATCAATGCAAGTAACGCCTACATCGGCGATAAAGCGTCATTCCTAATGATTGCCGGCTGGGTCTACAAGCTGTGGTATTCTGCACTGATAAGGAGGGCACTAAGGAAGAAACTAATCCCTGTGCTGACTATAATCGATGAGTTTGAAGTAATCTCTGACCTGTCTATTATCGACACTATACTTTCGCAAGCTAGGAAGTTTTACATGCACTTAGTCTTGGCACACCAGCATACCGGCCAATTGAAGCCCGAGATGCTGAAGTCGATATTCAGCAATACTGCAGTAAAGGTTCTCATGAGGACGGCTGGTGATGACGCCGAGAAGCTCAGTAAAGTTGATCAGGATTTTGCAAGTAAAATAGAGAGAATACTTCCGAAACTGGAACCAGGGGAAGCAGTTATGACGATAATGCCGAGGAAACAAGGTGATCCGGCAACGCCGTTCAAAGTAAAATTCGATTATACAGAGCTGAAGTTCGATCAGGCTAAATTAGATGCTGTGATCAAGCGTATGAAAGAGAAATACAGGGTTGAAGATAGGAAAGATGACGTCCTATCATTAGTTAATCCTCTCTTTAAGTATATAGAAAAGCCTGACGTCCTCGAACAACAGATCCTTTACAATATCTACATCTCTAGAACTGAGAACGGAAATCATAGCATCTATTTAGTAGATTTATTGAAGAAATTAGGAGTTGACAGGGACAAAGTCGAGGACGTGATAAATAAGCTAGAAGCTTCCGGCTATATCAGCGTCGAGAAAGTGAAGAATAAGAAATTATTGATGTATGGAAAAGGTCTGTTCGGCGATATCAAAACAATAGCGCCTTCAGATGAAGGACGGAAGTTAGCAATGAAAGTAATGTTACGCTATATGAAGAATAAGTACTATGTAGCGACAGTAAAGCAGACTCCAGGCTTAGCAGCTAGGCCAGACTTAGTAGCCATTCCTTTTGATACTAATTATACATTGAGATATGATCAAGTTGTAGCAGTTGAAATCGAGAGCTGCAATGAGCTTAATGTTCATCCCGAGCAAGTAGTTCACAATTTCAGAAAGGAAAGCACTAAGGATTTTACGGAAATTCATAGCTGGACATATGAGGAGTGTTTTAACAAATTGCAGCATCTATATAACCAACTTTCCGATGAAGAGAAAAAGAAAGTAAAAATATTCGCATTAAAAGTTAGAGAGAAACAGAAGACTGAAGAAAAAGTAGAAGAAAATCAACAAATTAAGAAAGTAGAGGAAACTGGGGAGTTTACCGCTCAAGAAACTAAAGTCCAGAGCGAAAGTAATAGTACGTTAACTCCCCAGTTTACGTCAAAAGGACCAGAGCAGAGCGAAACTAAAGCTGTAACTAGTGCTACTAATAACAATAATATCAAAGGACCAGAGACGTTAACCGGGGGGTTAACGCAGAAGACGGAAACTGCTGTAATGGGCCAGGGTGCTAAAGCTGCATATAGTTCAGTAAAGATAGCTAACCTAGAGTTACGCGTACTGAATATAATAGACGGTAAGGTGATAGTGGAAATCAACGGCTCTGCATATAAAGTAAGCAAAAGGGATTTAGATGACTTACTTAATGTTAAGGATATAGTAACGGAAATAAAAACTGAGAAGAATATCTTGAAGTACAGGGTAGGGAAGCTGTGGTCCTCTATTCCTTTGGAGCCTGTATAATCTTATCCTTAATGAGGTCTATCTGTTGTGGTAAGAAGAAGTAGGTTCTTTTTCTCTCGCCTAGTATCTTGGCCTTAAGGATTATCTTCTTCTTAGCTAAATCCCATATTACGAATTTGAGATAACTTATCTCCTGCGTCCTTACAAAATATTCCTTTATTTGGTTATCCCTAGCTATTAGCTTCAAAATAAGCTCTTTCTCACTTATCAGCGGTTCTTCTTTAAGTACCTCTATCACTCTATTCTCTATCCTTGCCCTCAATGAACTTACTTTATTAGGTTCTACTATAAGATATACATCTTCATTTATCGTATCTTTTCCTTTCTTTACTTTAAGTCTCTTTTGCTTTGTATTATTTTGTTCTACTTTTGTTTCATTTAAATTATCTACTTTATTATTAGGTTGATTTACTTGACTCATTTTTACTCATTATATAATATAATTAAATCTTTATATAGTTCAGAATGATCAGTTTAGGTTTATTTTGTTAGACTTAGGTTATATAGAGGTATATATTGGTTACGGAAAGGTTTAGATTGGTTACGCAGAGGTTGAGCGGGCAAGGGCTTTCATTTCTATCCCCCCTCTCTCGAATTTTTCTACTTTCTTTTATCTAAATTTCTATACCCCCAATTTCGGGCCAAGCCCGCCCGCTTTTAACTACAAACTATATTCTTACTCTTTCTAACTCTGCTACAGCTTTGCTTACTCTCTCTTTTTGCTTACTATAACTCTCAAACTATGTTTCTTTTGCATCCCTTCTAACTGCTTATTATTCTACTTACTCTCTCTTTTCCGCATCTTTGCTTTATCTTCTTCCGATCTCTTCTTCTTACTCTTTGCTTTTACTTCCTCTCTTTTTTCAATCTACAAATCTGCTTAATTTCTTTCTTCTAACTACTATTCTCTACTTTGCTTTTTACTAACACTTCTAAGCATCTTTTTATTCTCTTTTTGTTTTACTAAGCAGTTCTCTTCTTCTTTTAACCCAGGATCCTATGGCCTAACTAACCTTATAGCAGCCTTATTCCTAAACCTTTTACTATTATTAGCAGCTCCAGGGTCCTTTTTACCTTACTAACTAACCCTACTAACCAACTATTCTTCTCTACATAAATAATTCTAAACTACTCTTTTCTAAATACAACTACGCATAAACTAATCCCCACCTTACCCTTAGCCCTAACTTTAATTCTCTCTTTTAAGAATCTACATTTACATTTTTACATTTATTTTCTATAAGGGCTCACGCCCTTAACCCAACTATTTCTAAAGCTCTGGAGTTTTCTAAATACTAATATAGCTTTAGGACCTACTAAACTGCTTACAGGGTCCTATTTCCTCAATTGCTGCTTATAACTCCTAATTCTGGACCTAAAACCTAAGCTGCTTTTCTAACCTCAAAAAACTAGGGGGCCTGGTGAAGGAGAAAAAGAAGGGCGGGCCATGGCGAATGGCGGAATATATTGCAATTCTCTTTGTAAAGTAGTTCTCTATGAAGATAATAATATATTGCAAAATTTGGTTTAATGTGCAAAAAATGAAAAATAGTTTATCTCTTTTAGTGTGAAATAAAAGCGAAGTGAAAGAAATTGAATAAACTTCCCAGTTTACTAAGAAAAATTTAAAGTTTATTCCCTATATTTATTAATATGCCAGATACTGAAGCGGACGCCATTACGCTTATCGACGAGCATTTAAGAAATTTAGGATGGGATTTAAAAAAATTTAGGAAAAACCACAGTCTAAAGCAACTCTTTCCAACTATAAACTTTTCGGAAAAAGAAGGGAAACATAGGCCTGACTATACATTAATTCAAGGAGATAAGGTAATCCTTATAGAGGCTAAGAAAAAAGGAGTTGATTTAAGAGCAGCAATAGCGGAAGCTAGGGAAAGTGCTAAGATCTTAATGAAATATGGTGTCAATGTTCCTTTCATTTACGCCAGCGACGGGGAAAAGTGGTACATGCAAAATCTTCAATCCAATACAATAGAAGTCCCAGTAGAAAGGTTCCTAAAGCCAGAAGAAATCGAGGTTACGTTAGACCCAATTTCCAGTTCAATTAATACCCTAGATTTAAGGTATTACCAGAAGATAGCCGTGCAGCAAATAATTACGTCTTTCCTTAGCGGTAAAAAGAGAATGCTAGTAGAGATGGCTACTGGAACTGGAAAGACAGAAGTAGCAATGGCGGCTATAGCAAAGCTATTAGATGAGGGGAAAGTCAAGAAAGTACTGTATTTAGTTGATAGGGACTCGTTGGCATCGCAAACTTATCAGAGGTTCAATGCAAGGTTAGGGGATAGATATATTGTAAGAAAGTTTGAAGGTGATTTTGACGATATATCAGCAGATGTAGTTATTTCAACTATACAAATGCTTTATGTAGGGGATAAATACAAGATATTTAGTCCAGATCATTTCCAACTAATAGTTCTGGATGAAGCCCACAGATCTTATTATGGAGATTGGCACGTTGTAGTTCAATATTTTAACAATGCTACAGTTTTAGGGTTAACTGCTACACCTAAAGTTGATAAGGATGTCGATAATTTCAGATACTTTGGATATCCTATTTTTAGATACACGTATAGTAGGGGTGTGAAAGATGGCTATCTGGCAGATACTATTTATTATAAGTTTCTAACAAATGTGGACATCTACGGCATACATGATCTAGGCTACGATTTTGACCCAGACGATTTAGGAAAGAAAGTAGATATACCGATGAGAAATGAGTTGATAGCTGAAAAGTATTTTGAGGCAATTAAGTTTAAGGAAAATAAGGAATTAAAGAAAGCCATAGTTTTTGCCGCAAGCATAAAACACGCTGAAAACCTTAGATTAGCATTCATTAAGAAATATAATGAGTTAATGGGCTATTCGTTAGACAATGCAGAAAGTGAGGAATTATTTGTTTCAATTCATTCCGGGATTCCAAATCATAAGGAGTTAGTTAGCGAGTTCCAAAGTCCAAATTCGAGGATAAAAGTGGCATTTACGGTAGATTTACTATCTACTGGTATTGATGCGCCAGATGTTGAGGCCATTGTAATGGCCAGACCGACGAAGTCTAGGATTCTCTATTTACAGATGAAAGGGAGAGGTACTAGAATATACAAGGAAGGAGATAAGGTCAAAAAGGATAAGTTTATTCTTATCGATTTCGTAGACTCTTGGAGGTTAGAGAAAGAGGAAGACAAACCGATAACTAACGAAGACATAATGAGAGAAGAGGAAGAGGAAGAGAAAGAAATTCAAGAATTAACCGGAGAAACGGAAGTAAAGGAAGAAAAGCAAACTAAACGTGTTGGAGAAAAGAAACAAAAAGAAGAACAAATGATAATTTTGGACATACCAGTAACAATAGTATACTCTGAAGTAATAGCTCCTGAAGTAAAGAATGAACTCAAAGGAATTAGTGAGCAAGTAGTAAAGCAAGTAAAAGATTACCTACTAGCCCAGGAAGAAGTTTGGATAAAGAAAACTCAATTTGAGACTGCAGTTAGGTCTTTTGATTATTTTTATAGGAAAAAGGGTAACAATAAGAATATAGATGAAAACTATCTGAACGAATTAAGAGATTTCCTTAGCGCCCAGGGTATAACTGAAGATATGCTAAAGGATATTTATGGAGAGGCAGATGCTAGCTTTAAGGACTTCGTAGAAGTAGCTTTAGGTCAGAAGAGTTTTCCTACGCCAGAAGAGAGAAAAAGGAATATAGTAAAGGAGTGGTATATTAAAAAAGGATATCCAAAAGAATGCGAAAAATTATTCATGGCTTTATACGACTTTAGGAAGAGGAACCCTAACATTGACAAGAGAGCGTTTTTCGAAGCTAACGTGGTTAAAGAGTATGGAGGTCTCCGAAAGGTAAAAGAATGTTTTAAAGATATAAACTCGTTCTGGAAATTATATGATGACGTGGTGAAGGAAATTGGTTAATATTTGTTATAAAAATTCAATGAAACAGGCTAAAGAGGTAGACTGGAATTCTTTTGGTGATGAATTATGGAATATTGCTGACATATTCAGAAGCGATATTGTAAAACCCACGGAGTATTTAGAGGAATTTTCTTATTTATTTTTCTTAAGGCTTTTTGATGAACAAGAGATTTACAATGAAAATGTGGCTAAGGAACTAGGCGAAGAATATACTCCTATTATTCCTCAAGAGTATAGGTTCTTTAATTGGGCTTGTGACCCCAGAAATTACGCTAGGAAAATGGGGTTTAGAACTGTTATAGATTTTTTAGATAGAATGTTTTTAGATCTGGCTAATCTACCAGAGACGGGAAACATTAAGATAGATGAAGATAGAAGAATAATAAGGAAGATCTTTTCTAACAAAACTAGGAGGATGCAGAGTGATAATACTGCTATTCAGGTGATAGATAGGCTTAGAATTCTAAAATTACCCGAAGATGAAGGTAAGCGATTTGACGCTTTAGGCAGAGGATATGAGTTTTTAATGTATAAATTAGGACAGCAAGGAAATTATGGACAATATTTTACGCCTAGGAATATAGTAGCCTTCATGGTTAGATTAATTGATCCTAATCCGGGCGAAGTTATACTTGATCCGGCTGCAGGCACTGGCGGATTTTTAGTTAAGGCATTTGAGTACGTAAAGGAAAAAATAGAAAGCCAAATTTCTGATGAGGCGGAAAAGGAAATAAAAATAAGGGAGTTAAAGCACAACCTCTACGGTATAGAAAAAGCTCCTGACGTCTTCAAGCTCGGGTTAATGAACTTAAGGCTTCATGGAGACGGTTCATCTAACTTTGAAAACGATGATGCCTTATCTGGAAAAGTCCAGAGTGCATATAAGGAAAAGGCAGATGTTATTATCACTAACCCTCCATTCGGTCCATTTAACGGTGAACCTACTGGTAATTTTAAATATAATTTCAAGAGGTTTGAGACTTATTTCATTCAAGCCATAATGGACATGGTGAAACCTGGCGGGAGAGTGGCCACAGTAATGTTGGAAGGGCTATTGTTCAATGA
The genomic region above belongs to Saccharolobus caldissimus and contains:
- a CDS encoding ribbon-helix-helix protein, CopG family, whose product is MMVKRKAVITYLDEEYYNILLRLAQKKGASVSQIVREILLEKLGDSDGQS
- a CDS encoding VirB4 family type IV secretion system protein, with product MVSALTFRIFLTKILSWKFINQDPTVNKLTIHSFGDIVFLLGKKKEKPQQKPSYWYEVDSTPFELLSDTERDRIEGTFTELLNVINDGTIIIKKFNETYEYEKELFEVTFYKFIVRSDVQLDDEFFNARQIEAPIRPKIIKEYPRYVKLENKLLAQSAVVYRYPLYLPEGFLYEYFDLADEIVFKFRSLDPVKSANTVDTVRRRLESIATTDSSSYTLQKLEKVKQLQVIVGGNAKLLEYYIWFIYYGKDEAELKEKYNQLKLVAKSRLLDVETPVFFQKALYEYSVEVNSPIPFANRIIPKYVDTLTATTFYPFINENLIDEGGIFLGVTDSGSPVIFNPYRRQNYNIVILGATGSGKSMTTKVMLKRLREKYEDLYIAGIDPENEYVIHSNIFGAESLLVDPGQRLGLDPIKFMNEGLIQLEEVSNLLADFYLPNDVVLRNKLRNYLFKIPASDIFEFLAILQQKDPEIYGYLAAVEAPPDVTVYRGNPIDFRRNVIVGLRKLGNNRQLKALVMSLLSILFTKTLFGNKNRGFFFIDEAWLFVNYPSTMEILVNLARRARKYNKGLIFVTQQPEDVAKNEAGKTILQQSATSILLGQTDSAIPTLQQIYNLRKEEAEELTTAEKGRGIIRSGKYVLRIQVLPTEEEFEMFKTTGQWGEQE
- a CDS encoding helicase HerA domain-containing protein, which gives rise to MFGKNKLSFFTYEIFPRVDAKYNAEFLLRTLGNAFALGFYRDEKLLHIFTKTIAKDSTLRQFFDVKPSEFPNSFKYYAIAKLRKEKDFYETHEFNDLQSFLSSLEAGQGLLIWFGLEPTLKELHYSRINKLQQLAQQGSEKHKQMIQLLRDKVKDPLYLVKLVLLDNDRKRLKLLARSLDAYSTLRLSWEIPLFAVKSDSLAKLINTPPKLNYLYALLNEKKWIHITRSNIGQLLIIPDPSIIPAIPGRGAPLPTVIPERAGFKVGVNPETVKEVRLELEDLQRHMYVIGGTGAGKTSFLGTLITHFMKTYPESVVVLIDPNGDFAEQLASSMADYEKLIYVDPVQTTVSVNPLSIPEGIPHEQAELLAESNVKEIFEQLFALKAGAVYVEYVIINALKILYMKTRNPTFSDLYNIILKLRSGELDLPINDPLWEEKLQQFQELEETTYVSALSRLEEYATNPLLKRLFSSDSISDVLEPGNLIVINASNAYIGDKASFLMIAGWVYKLWYSALIRRALRKKLIPVLTIIDEFEVISDLSIIDTILSQARKFYMHLVLAHQHTGQLKPEMLKSIFSNTAVKVLMRTAGDDAEKLSKVDQDFASKIERILPKLEPGEAVMTIMPRKQGDPATPFKVKFDYTELKFDQAKLDAVIKRMKEKYRVEDRKDDVLSLVNPLFKYIEKPDVLEQQILYNIYISRTENGNHSIYLVDLLKKLGVDRDKVEDVINKLEASGYISVEKVKNKKLLMYGKGLFGDIKTIAPSDEGRKLAMKVMLRYMKNKYYVATVKQTPGLAARPDLVAIPFDTNYTLRYDQVVAVEIESCNELNVHPEQVVHNFRKESTKDFTEIHSWTYEECFNKLQHLYNQLSDEEKKKVKIFALKVREKQKTEEKVEENQQIKKVEETGEFTAQETKVQSESNSTLTPQFTSKGPEQSETKAVTSATNNNNIKGPETLTGGLTQKTETAVMGQGAKAAYSSVKIANLELRVLNIIDGKVIVEINGSAYKVSKRDLDDLLNVKDIVTEIKTEKNILKYRVGKLWSSIPLEPV
- a CDS encoding DEAD/DEAH box helicase family protein → MPDTEADAITLIDEHLRNLGWDLKKFRKNHSLKQLFPTINFSEKEGKHRPDYTLIQGDKVILIEAKKKGVDLRAAIAEARESAKILMKYGVNVPFIYASDGEKWYMQNLQSNTIEVPVERFLKPEEIEVTLDPISSSINTLDLRYYQKIAVQQIITSFLSGKKRMLVEMATGTGKTEVAMAAIAKLLDEGKVKKVLYLVDRDSLASQTYQRFNARLGDRYIVRKFEGDFDDISADVVISTIQMLYVGDKYKIFSPDHFQLIVLDEAHRSYYGDWHVVVQYFNNATVLGLTATPKVDKDVDNFRYFGYPIFRYTYSRGVKDGYLADTIYYKFLTNVDIYGIHDLGYDFDPDDLGKKVDIPMRNELIAEKYFEAIKFKENKELKKAIVFAASIKHAENLRLAFIKKYNELMGYSLDNAESEELFVSIHSGIPNHKELVSEFQSPNSRIKVAFTVDLLSTGIDAPDVEAIVMARPTKSRILYLQMKGRGTRIYKEGDKVKKDKFILIDFVDSWRLEKEEDKPITNEDIMREEEEEEKEIQELTGETEVKEEKQTKRVGEKKQKEEQMIILDIPVTIVYSEVIAPEVKNELKGISEQVVKQVKDYLLAQEEVWIKKTQFETAVRSFDYFYRKKGNNKNIDENYLNELRDFLSAQGITEDMLKDIYGEADASFKDFVEVALGQKSFPTPEERKRNIVKEWYIKKGYPKECEKLFMALYDFRKRNPNIDKRAFFEANVVKEYGGLRKVKECFKDINSFWKLYDDVVKEIG